A genome region from Candidatus Methylomirabilota bacterium includes the following:
- a CDS encoding nucleotide sugar dehydrogenase, which yields MAATADALRQRLAGAPTVGVVGLGYVGLPLAVAFAESGATVVGVDLDAQRVAAVRAGRSFIEDVPAATLARVVGAGRLGASDDVAALKDADAIVICVPTPLGKSKEPDISFIVSAADAVARIIRRGQLVVLESTTYPGTTQEILLPRFEARGLKAGEDFFLAFSPERIDPGNRRFTLRDIPKVVGGLTPACRELATALYARVAREIVPVSGPETAEMVKLFENTFRSVNIALVNEFAIMCRRLGISVWEVIAAAATKPFGFMPFYPGPGLGGHCLPSDPHYLSWRVRLEGYEPRFVTFADEINRRMPEYVVQLVADALNDRGRAVRGADVLVLGVAYKAGVADTRDSPALEIIATLAAKGARVAYHDPFVPSLTLDRLTLASVDWSRAALGARDVVLILTAHAAYDWAAVVREARLVVDTRNATGGLPPAPHVIRL from the coding sequence ATGGCGGCGACCGCGGACGCGCTCAGGCAGCGGCTCGCGGGAGCGCCGACGGTCGGCGTGGTCGGGCTCGGCTATGTCGGGCTGCCGCTCGCCGTCGCCTTCGCCGAGTCCGGCGCCACGGTCGTCGGCGTGGACCTCGACGCGCAGCGCGTGGCGGCCGTGCGCGCGGGCCGGAGCTTCATCGAGGACGTGCCGGCCGCGACGCTCGCGCGCGTCGTCGGGGCGGGACGCCTCGGCGCGAGCGACGACGTCGCGGCGCTGAAGGACGCCGACGCGATCGTCATCTGCGTGCCGACGCCGCTCGGCAAGTCGAAGGAGCCCGACATCTCGTTCATCGTGTCGGCCGCCGACGCGGTGGCGCGCATCATCCGCCGCGGCCAGCTCGTGGTGCTCGAGTCCACGACCTATCCGGGCACCACTCAGGAGATCCTGCTCCCGCGCTTCGAGGCGCGCGGACTCAAGGCCGGCGAGGATTTCTTCCTGGCCTTCTCCCCCGAGCGCATCGACCCGGGCAACCGGCGGTTCACGCTGCGCGACATTCCCAAGGTCGTGGGCGGCCTCACGCCCGCGTGCCGTGAGCTGGCGACGGCGCTGTACGCGCGCGTCGCGCGCGAGATCGTGCCGGTCTCCGGACCCGAGACGGCGGAGATGGTGAAGCTCTTCGAGAACACCTTCCGCTCCGTCAACATCGCGCTGGTGAACGAGTTCGCGATCATGTGCCGCCGGCTCGGCATCTCCGTCTGGGAGGTGATCGCCGCCGCGGCCACGAAGCCTTTCGGCTTCATGCCGTTCTATCCCGGCCCGGGGCTCGGCGGCCACTGCCTGCCCAGCGACCCGCACTACCTGTCGTGGAGGGTGCGGCTCGAGGGTTACGAGCCGCGCTTCGTCACGTTCGCCGACGAGATCAACCGCCGAATGCCCGAGTACGTCGTCCAGCTCGTCGCCGACGCGCTGAACGACCGTGGGCGGGCGGTCCGCGGCGCCGACGTCCTCGTGCTCGGCGTCGCCTACAAGGCCGGCGTCGCCGACACGCGCGACTCGCCCGCGCTCGAGATCATCGCCACCCTCGCCGCCAAGGGCGCGCGAGTCGCGTACCACGACCCGTTCGTGCCGTCGCTCACGCTGGACCGCCTGACGCTCGCGTCGGTGGACTGGAGCCGCGCCGCGCTCGGCGCGCGCGACGTCGTCCTCATCCTGACGGCCCACGCCGCCTACGACTGGGCCGCGGTCGTCCGCGAGGCGCGCCTGGTCGTCGACACGCGCAACGCGACCGGCGGCCTCCCGCCCGCCCCGCACGTCATCCGGCTCTAG
- a CDS encoding DegT/DnrJ/EryC1/StrS family aminotransferase encodes MIPFIDLTRQHAALREDLLAAAARVLDGSQFVLGGEGQALEAALAARHGVRHGVGVASGTDALRLALLALGVGPGDEVLTPAFSFVASATTIVMTGAAPVFVDIDPETYALDVAAAERALTPRARAIVPVHLYGHPAPMDRVQAFARAHGLAVVEDAAQAVGAVWAGRPVGAWGDAACLSFYPTKNLGACGDAGMVLTDREDVAERVRRLRHHGDVARYRHDELGYSSRLDELQAALLSVKLRRLDAWTERRRRIAARYRDLLGGVGLGLPVERPGARHVYHLFTVRHAQRDALQKALADRGVGTAVHYPLPVPGQRVFGGRGEREYPEAWRAAREVLSIPSFAELTDDEVERVAAAVREACERL; translated from the coding sequence GTGATCCCGTTCATCGACCTCACGCGGCAGCACGCCGCCCTCCGCGAAGACCTGCTCGCGGCGGCGGCGCGCGTCCTCGACGGAAGCCAGTTCGTGCTCGGCGGCGAGGGGCAGGCGCTCGAGGCGGCGCTGGCCGCGCGGCACGGCGTGCGCCACGGCGTCGGCGTCGCCTCGGGGACCGACGCGCTGCGCCTGGCGCTCCTGGCGCTCGGCGTGGGGCCGGGCGACGAGGTGCTCACGCCGGCGTTCTCGTTCGTCGCCTCGGCGACGACGATCGTCATGACCGGGGCCGCGCCCGTCTTCGTGGACATCGATCCGGAGACCTACGCGCTCGACGTGGCCGCGGCGGAGCGCGCGCTCACGCCCCGCGCGCGCGCGATCGTGCCGGTCCACCTCTACGGCCACCCGGCGCCGATGGACCGGGTCCAGGCCTTCGCGCGCGCGCACGGCCTCGCCGTGGTCGAGGACGCCGCCCAGGCCGTCGGCGCGGTCTGGGCGGGCAGGCCCGTCGGCGCGTGGGGCGACGCCGCGTGCCTGTCGTTCTACCCCACGAAGAATCTCGGCGCGTGCGGCGACGCCGGGATGGTGCTGACCGACCGCGAGGACGTCGCCGAGCGGGTCCGCCGGCTGCGGCACCACGGCGATGTCGCCCGCTACCGGCACGACGAGCTCGGCTACTCGAGCCGGCTCGACGAGCTCCAGGCCGCGCTCCTCTCCGTCAAGCTCCGCCGCCTCGACGCGTGGACGGAGCGCCGCCGGCGGATCGCGGCGCGCTACCGCGACCTCCTCGGCGGCGTCGGGCTGGGCCTCCCGGTGGAGCGGCCCGGGGCGCGGCACGTCTACCACCTGTTCACCGTGCGGCACGCGCAGCGCGACGCGCTCCAGAAGGCGCTCGCCGACCGGGGCGTCGGCACCGCGGTCCATTACCCGCTCCCGGTGCCCGGCCAGCGGGTGTTCGGCGGGCGCGGGGAGCGGGAGTATCCCGAGGCTTGGCGGGCGGCGCGCGAGGTGCTCTCGATCCCGAGCTTCGCCGAGCTCACCGACGACGAGGTCGAGCGCGTGGCCGCGGCCGTCCGCGAGGCGTGCGAGCGGCTGTGA
- the lptD gene encoding LPS assembly protein LptD translates to MTRSRALVVLLACALLASPAPAAAQAPATATVPTPGGDVTILADRLEQVGGENLLVATGNVEIVHGTARLLADRVEINRETGDATAQGRVLFYDGEDRLAGERIEYNVKTGVGVVYRGRMQAAPYYRIGGERIERLGESVYRVHRGVFTTCEDEASPAWSFRFDDATADLEEWIYGTGASFRVKDVPLIPYLPFFAAAIRRERQTGFLAPKLGTSSRKGFFVEAPFFWAISDSMDATFALDYYSSRGVGGSAEYRYVLSQQARGSVSGFYVNEVFQHGDGRGYGRFEHDWSLGPTSLFRVDLNGVSDDGVLRTYEDTSSRRLAQRADSNVFYTRSWPGWNFVGRAYAYQDLTTNHPVELQRLPELTVQGVRQPIPALPGFLYEVSTGATHFVRELGSEGTRLDLHPRVSRPIALAGYATLTPFAGGRLTYYDRTVTDTGVVDGVFIEHTAARDRVRELGEVGADAETRATRVYQTGGALGLQSLLHSIEPRTHYIRIVGNNFYSLPIWTDRVDRVPEASWLEYSVMNRLRGRTVAAEGGDVSRLDLARVRVAHAVDILNDRWGNLAGDLLVQPTPRLAFRSDVSYSVVHGIFQAFTTDLAMTMPYLTANVGTRYDRRQAFVPEFVEIPGTWNPGGDVPDRASVNFVQAALSGELTRNLIARASTNWDVRTDTFVESRFGIDFKFQCWALLVEYIRRGDEAAGRAGDNEFRFSLNLLGMGGAVGTRLGASESGGVRLK, encoded by the coding sequence ATGACGCGTTCCCGCGCTCTCGTCGTCCTGCTCGCCTGCGCTCTTCTGGCGAGCCCCGCCCCGGCGGCCGCGCAGGCGCCGGCGACGGCGACGGTGCCGACCCCGGGGGGGGACGTGACGATCCTCGCCGACCGGCTCGAGCAGGTGGGGGGGGAGAACCTGCTGGTCGCGACGGGCAACGTCGAGATCGTACATGGGACCGCGCGCCTCCTGGCGGACCGCGTCGAGATCAACCGCGAGACGGGCGACGCGACCGCGCAGGGGCGGGTGCTCTTCTACGACGGCGAGGACCGCCTCGCGGGCGAGCGCATCGAGTACAACGTGAAGACCGGCGTCGGCGTCGTCTACCGGGGGCGCATGCAGGCCGCCCCGTACTACCGCATCGGCGGCGAGCGGATCGAGCGGCTCGGCGAGAGCGTCTACCGCGTCCACCGCGGCGTCTTCACGACGTGCGAGGACGAGGCGTCGCCGGCGTGGTCGTTCCGGTTCGACGACGCGACCGCCGACCTCGAGGAGTGGATCTACGGCACCGGCGCGTCGTTCCGCGTGAAAGACGTCCCGCTGATCCCGTACCTGCCCTTCTTCGCCGCCGCGATCCGCCGCGAGCGCCAGACGGGCTTCCTCGCGCCCAAGCTCGGGACGTCCTCGCGCAAGGGCTTCTTCGTCGAGGCTCCGTTCTTCTGGGCCATCTCCGACAGCATGGACGCCACGTTCGCGCTGGACTATTACAGCAGCCGGGGGGTGGGCGGCTCGGCCGAGTACCGCTACGTGCTCTCCCAGCAGGCGCGCGGATCGGTCAGCGGGTTCTACGTGAACGAGGTCTTCCAGCACGGCGACGGCCGGGGCTACGGGCGCTTCGAGCACGACTGGAGCCTCGGCCCCACGTCGCTCTTCCGCGTGGACCTCAACGGCGTGTCGGACGACGGCGTGCTCCGGACCTACGAGGACACCTCTTCGCGGCGCCTGGCCCAGCGGGCCGACTCGAACGTGTTCTACACGAGGTCGTGGCCGGGCTGGAACTTCGTCGGCCGCGCGTACGCGTATCAGGACCTGACGACGAACCACCCGGTCGAGCTCCAGCGCCTGCCCGAGCTCACGGTCCAGGGCGTGCGCCAGCCGATCCCCGCCCTGCCCGGGTTCCTCTACGAGGTCAGCACGGGCGCCACGCACTTCGTCCGCGAGCTCGGGTCGGAGGGCACGCGCCTCGACCTCCACCCGCGCGTGTCGCGCCCGATCGCGCTCGCGGGCTACGCCACGCTCACGCCGTTCGCCGGGGGCCGCCTGACCTACTACGACCGCACGGTGACCGACACGGGCGTCGTGGACGGCGTCTTCATCGAGCACACGGCGGCCCGGGACCGCGTGCGCGAGCTCGGCGAGGTGGGCGCCGACGCCGAGACGCGCGCCACGCGCGTCTACCAGACCGGCGGGGCGCTGGGCCTGCAGAGCCTGCTGCACTCGATCGAGCCGCGCACGCACTACATCCGGATCGTCGGGAACAACTTCTACAGCCTGCCCATCTGGACCGACCGCGTGGACCGGGTGCCCGAGGCGAGCTGGCTCGAGTACTCGGTGATGAACCGCCTGCGCGGCCGGACGGTGGCCGCCGAGGGGGGCGACGTCTCGCGCCTCGACCTGGCCCGCGTTCGGGTCGCGCACGCCGTCGACATCCTGAACGACCGGTGGGGCAACCTCGCGGGCGACCTGCTCGTCCAGCCGACCCCGCGGCTCGCATTCCGGAGCGACGTCAGCTACAGTGTCGTGCACGGGATCTTCCAGGCGTTCACGACCGACCTGGCGATGACCATGCCCTACCTGACCGCGAACGTGGGCACGCGCTACGACCGCCGGCAGGCCTTCGTCCCCGAGTTCGTCGAGATCCCGGGGACGTGGAACCCGGGCGGCGACGTCCCCGACCGCGCGTCCGTCAACTTCGTCCAGGCGGCGCTCAGCGGCGAGCTCACCCGCAACCTGATCGCGCGAGCCAGCACGAACTGGGACGTGCGCACGGACACCTTCGTCGAGAGCCGCTTCGGGATCGACTTCAAGTTCCAGTGCTGGGCGCTGCTCGTCGAGTACATCCGGCGGGGCGACGAGGCCGCCGGGCGCGCCGGCGACAACGAGTTCCGCTTCTCGCTGAACCTGCTCGGCATGGGCGGCGCCGTGGGCACGCGGCTCGGCGCGAGCGAGAGCGGCGGGGTGCGCCTCAAGTGA
- a CDS encoding cyanophycin synthetase produces the protein MTYAEAVARLTALRGGERAGMRPGLERIEGLLAALGHPERRYRLVQVGGTNGKGSVAVLLAAILRSAGHRVGLYTSPHLVSFRERIRVNAEPIPEDGVVDGVEALGTLVARLDASVFEATTALALDHFAREAVDVAVLEVGLGGRLDATTVGAPAVTVVARVDFDHQEILGATLGEIAAEKAAIIRSGVALAAAQAPEAEAVLVRRAAEVGVPLLLAGRDLHVTVGPRGLDGQVIACAGPGWSLAGLRLGLLGTFQPANALLAVAAARELGAPDAAIGDGVGRARWPGRFEVLRRRGGWLVLDGAHNPGAACALAASLRAFFGDTPVTLILGVSRDKDARGILAALAPAARRLILTRASSQRAAEPEALRAAVPAPGPEVLIAPSADEALALGAQAPGTPILCVAGSLFLVGDVLARLFGGDKPCSIEKGADSMEPLF, from the coding sequence GTGACGTACGCCGAGGCGGTCGCCCGGCTCACCGCGCTCCGCGGCGGTGAGCGCGCGGGCATGCGTCCCGGGCTCGAACGGATCGAGGGGCTGCTCGCGGCGCTCGGGCATCCCGAGCGGCGCTACCGGCTCGTGCAGGTCGGGGGCACGAACGGCAAGGGCTCGGTAGCGGTGCTGCTCGCCGCGATCCTCCGGTCGGCCGGGCACCGCGTCGGCCTCTACACCTCGCCGCACCTCGTCTCGTTCCGCGAGCGCATCCGGGTGAACGCCGAGCCGATCCCCGAGGACGGCGTCGTGGACGGCGTCGAGGCGCTCGGCACGCTCGTGGCCCGTCTCGACGCGAGCGTGTTCGAGGCGACGACCGCGCTCGCGCTCGACCACTTCGCGCGCGAGGCCGTGGACGTGGCCGTTCTCGAGGTGGGGCTCGGCGGCCGGCTCGACGCGACGACCGTCGGCGCCCCCGCCGTGACGGTTGTGGCGCGCGTGGACTTCGACCACCAGGAGATCCTCGGCGCGACGCTCGGCGAGATCGCGGCGGAGAAGGCGGCGATCATCCGGAGCGGCGTCGCGCTCGCCGCGGCCCAGGCGCCGGAGGCGGAGGCCGTGCTCGTGCGCCGCGCGGCGGAGGTCGGCGTGCCGCTCCTCCTCGCCGGGCGCGACCTCCACGTCACGGTCGGACCCCGCGGGCTCGACGGCCAGGTCATCGCCTGCGCCGGGCCCGGCTGGTCGCTCGCGGGCCTCCGTCTCGGTCTCCTCGGGACGTTCCAGCCCGCGAACGCGCTCCTCGCCGTCGCCGCCGCGCGTGAGCTCGGCGCGCCCGACGCCGCGATCGGCGACGGCGTCGGGCGCGCACGCTGGCCCGGGCGCTTCGAGGTCTTGCGGCGCCGGGGCGGCTGGCTCGTCCTCGACGGTGCGCACAATCCCGGCGCCGCGTGCGCGCTGGCGGCGTCGCTCCGCGCGTTCTTCGGTGACACGCCCGTCACGCTCATCCTCGGCGTGTCGCGTGACAAGGACGCGCGCGGCATCCTCGCCGCGCTCGCCCCGGCGGCGCGCCGGCTCATCCTGACGCGCGCGTCGAGCCAGCGCGCGGCCGAGCCGGAAGCGCTCCGCGCCGCCGTGCCCGCGCCCGGGCCCGAGGTGCTGATCGCCCCGTCCGCGGACGAAGCGCTAGCGTTGGGCGCGCAGGCGCCCGGCACCCCCATCCTTTGTGTGGCGGGCTCGCTCTTCCTGGTCGGCGACGTGCTCGCGAGGCTCTTCGGCGGCGATAAGCCTTGCTCGATCGAAAAGGGGGCTGATAGCATGGAGCCCCTTTTCTGA
- the accD gene encoding acetyl-CoA carboxylase, carboxyltransferase subunit beta, translating to MAWFRRKTDGSEGKASRVHIAEGLWIKCDSCKEIIYRAEVERAGRVCPKCNYPFRISARERIALLADPGTFEERDTHLETTDPLGFKDTKKYRDRVRAAVEKTRADEAVVCGLARIGGLPAVLCAFEFGFLGGSMGSVVGEKLTRAIELAIDKHLPVVIVSASGGARMQEGILSLMQMAKTSAALHRLGERRLPYVSVLTDPTTGGVTASFAMLGDVIMAEPRALIGFAGPRVIAETIRQPLPEGFQRAEFLLEHGQLDLIVDRRDLRETLRRILVFFAEPPSQPG from the coding sequence ATGGCCTGGTTCAGGCGCAAGACCGACGGGTCCGAGGGCAAGGCGAGCCGCGTCCACATCGCCGAGGGCCTCTGGATCAAGTGCGACTCCTGCAAGGAGATCATCTACCGCGCCGAGGTGGAGCGCGCCGGGCGCGTGTGCCCGAAGTGCAACTATCCCTTCCGCATCTCGGCCCGCGAGCGCATCGCGCTCCTCGCCGACCCGGGGACCTTCGAGGAGCGCGACACGCACCTCGAGACCACCGACCCGCTGGGCTTCAAGGACACCAAGAAGTACCGGGACCGCGTCCGCGCGGCGGTGGAGAAGACGCGCGCCGACGAGGCCGTGGTGTGCGGCCTGGCGCGGATCGGCGGGCTCCCCGCGGTGCTCTGCGCGTTCGAGTTCGGGTTCCTCGGGGGCAGCATGGGCTCGGTCGTCGGCGAGAAGCTCACACGCGCGATCGAGCTCGCGATCGACAAGCACCTGCCCGTTGTCATCGTCTCGGCCTCGGGCGGCGCGCGCATGCAGGAGGGGATCCTCTCGCTCATGCAGATGGCGAAGACCTCGGCCGCGCTCCACCGGCTCGGCGAGCGCCGGCTCCCGTACGTCTCCGTCCTCACGGACCCGACGACCGGCGGCGTCACCGCCAGCTTCGCGATGCTCGGTGACGTGATCATGGCCGAGCCGCGCGCGCTGATCGGCTTCGCCGGGCCGCGCGTCATCGCCGAGACGATCCGCCAGCCGCTCCCCGAGGGCTTCCAGCGCGCGGAGTTCCTGCTCGAGCACGGGCAGCTCGACCTCATCGTGGACCGGCGCGACCTCAGGGAGACGCTGCGCCGCATCCTGGTCTTCTTCGCCGAGCCGCCTTCCCAGCCCGGATAA
- the trpA gene encoding tryptophan synthase subunit alpha has translation MKPARISGRPPTAGAGHAGPATTSRLGETFGRLRARGERALVVYFTAGDPSLADTRRLVVEAARRGADVVELGVPFSDPLADGPVIQRAALRALERGTSLARVLETVATLRAETAVPITLFTYYNPVFAFGLKAFARTAADAGVDGVIVADLPPEEAGPLATEADAAGLDLVHMVAPTSTPERVRRIARRSRGFIYLVSLTGVTGERPEPPRDLAAQIRTLRLVTTTPVCVGFGISRPAHVEAVGRLADGVVVGSAIVRLIEERAGSPTLVDDVGAFIAELKAPLRVKR, from the coding sequence ATGAAGCCGGCGCGCATCTCGGGCAGGCCACCCACGGCAGGCGCCGGGCACGCGGGCCCCGCGACAACGTCCCGGCTCGGCGAGACCTTCGGGCGCCTCCGGGCGCGCGGCGAGCGCGCGCTCGTCGTGTACTTCACCGCGGGCGACCCGTCGCTCGCCGACACGCGCCGGCTCGTCGTCGAGGCGGCGCGGCGCGGCGCCGACGTCGTCGAGCTCGGCGTGCCGTTCTCCGACCCGCTCGCCGACGGGCCCGTCATTCAGCGCGCGGCGCTGCGGGCCCTCGAGCGGGGGACCTCGCTCGCGCGGGTGCTCGAGACCGTCGCGACGCTCAGGGCGGAGACGGCGGTGCCGATCACGCTCTTCACGTACTACAACCCCGTCTTCGCCTTCGGCCTGAAGGCGTTCGCGCGCACCGCGGCCGACGCGGGCGTGGACGGCGTCATCGTCGCCGACCTGCCGCCCGAGGAGGCGGGCCCGCTCGCGACGGAAGCGGATGCGGCGGGCCTCGACCTCGTCCACATGGTCGCGCCGACGTCCACGCCCGAGCGCGTGCGCCGCATCGCGCGCCGGAGCCGCGGGTTCATCTACCTCGTTTCGCTCACCGGCGTGACCGGCGAGCGCCCGGAGCCGCCGCGGGACCTCGCGGCGCAGATCCGGACGCTGCGGCTCGTCACGACGACGCCGGTCTGCGTCGGCTTCGGCATCTCGCGGCCGGCGCACGTCGAGGCGGTGGGACGGCTGGCGGACGGCGTCGTCGTCGGCTCGGCGATCGTGCGCCTCATCGAAGAGCGGGCTGGCTCGCCGACACTGGTCGACGACGTGGGCGCGTTTATCGCCGAACTGAAAGCGCCCCTGAGGGTGAAGCGATGA
- the trpB gene encoding tryptophan synthase subunit beta, translating to MKRRATLPDARGHFGRFGGRFVPETLMAPLVELERAYARARRDRTFRARLAGLLADYAGRPTPLYHAARLSEHCGGARIYLKREDLCHTGAHKINNVLGQALLAERMGKRRVIAETGAGQHGVATATAAALLGLECEVYMGAEDVERQALNVFRMRLLGARVIPVEAGSRTLKDAINEALRDWVTNVRTTYYLLGSALGPHPYPMMVRDLHAVIGEETRRQARKALGRLPDVLVACVGGGSNAIGLFHPFVDDRRVRIVGVEPGGEGIATGRHGASMTAGRVGVLHGCMSYLLQNDDGQVATAHSISAGLDYPGVGPEHAYYRDAGRFEFVSVTDEEALEGFQALTRLEGIMPALESAHAVAHAMRLAKTLPASHAIVVGLSGRGDKDVHVVAKALGKEVR from the coding sequence ATGAAGCGGCGCGCCACCCTTCCGGACGCGCGCGGGCACTTCGGCCGCTTCGGCGGCCGCTTCGTCCCCGAGACGCTCATGGCGCCGCTCGTCGAGCTCGAGCGCGCGTACGCGCGCGCACGGCGTGACCGCACGTTCCGGGCGCGCCTCGCGGGGCTCCTCGCCGACTACGCCGGGCGCCCGACGCCGCTCTACCACGCGGCGCGGCTCAGCGAGCACTGCGGGGGCGCGCGGATCTACCTGAAGCGCGAGGACCTCTGCCACACGGGCGCCCACAAGATCAACAACGTCCTCGGCCAGGCGCTCCTCGCCGAGCGCATGGGCAAGCGCCGCGTGATCGCCGAGACGGGCGCCGGCCAGCACGGCGTCGCCACCGCGACCGCCGCGGCGCTGCTCGGGCTCGAGTGCGAGGTCTACATGGGCGCCGAGGACGTCGAGCGCCAGGCGCTCAACGTCTTCCGGATGCGCCTGCTCGGCGCGCGCGTCATCCCGGTCGAGGCGGGGAGCCGGACGCTCAAGGACGCGATCAACGAGGCGCTGCGCGACTGGGTCACGAACGTGCGGACGACCTACTACCTCCTCGGCTCGGCGCTCGGCCCGCACCCGTACCCGATGATGGTCCGCGACCTCCACGCCGTCATCGGCGAAGAGACGCGGCGGCAGGCCCGGAAGGCGCTCGGCCGGCTCCCGGACGTGCTGGTCGCGTGCGTCGGCGGCGGCTCGAACGCCATTGGGCTCTTCCACCCGTTCGTCGACGACCGCCGCGTGAGGATCGTCGGCGTCGAGCCGGGCGGCGAGGGGATCGCGACCGGCCGTCACGGCGCCTCGATGACCGCGGGGCGGGTCGGCGTGCTGCACGGCTGCATGAGCTACCTGCTGCAGAACGACGACGGCCAGGTCGCCACGGCGCACTCGATCTCCGCCGGGCTCGACTACCCGGGGGTCGGGCCCGAGCACGCCTACTACCGCGACGCGGGCCGGTTCGAGTTCGTGTCGGTGACGGACGAAGAGGCGCTCGAGGGCTTCCAGGCGCTCACGCGCCTCGAGGGCATCATGCCGGCGCTCGAGTCGGCCCACGCCGTGGCCCACGCCATGCGCCTCGCGAAGACGCTCCCCGCATCGCACGCGATCGTCGTCGGCCTCTCCGGGCGCGGCGACAAGGACGTGCACGTGGTCGCCAAGGCGCTCGGGAAAGAAGTCCGATGA
- a CDS encoding phosphoribosylanthranilate isomerase, with protein sequence MVRVKICGITSLEDALTAVEAGADALGFIFVEDTPRFVTPEKVAAIVGKLPPFVTPVGIFWDHPMGHIKAVAEACGLRALQFHGDEKPEDLVGYALPVIKTIKLAPPSGALEGRRPWTPTVKFLAYRTYAAALLLDSAARWSEGEARQPIEWNVARDLASSRWRIILSAGLTPENVGRAVATARPYGVDVNSGVEAEPGRKDPDKVWRFVAEAKSVR encoded by the coding sequence ATGGTTAGAGTCAAGATCTGCGGGATCACGAGCCTCGAGGACGCGCTGACGGCCGTCGAGGCGGGCGCCGACGCGCTCGGCTTCATCTTCGTCGAGGACACGCCGCGCTTCGTGACGCCTGAGAAGGTCGCGGCGATCGTCGGCAAGCTGCCGCCGTTCGTCACGCCGGTCGGCATCTTCTGGGATCACCCGATGGGCCATATCAAGGCCGTGGCCGAAGCGTGCGGCCTGCGGGCGCTCCAGTTCCACGGCGACGAGAAGCCCGAGGACCTCGTCGGCTACGCGCTCCCGGTGATCAAGACGATCAAGCTCGCGCCTCCCTCGGGCGCGCTCGAAGGGCGCCGGCCGTGGACGCCGACCGTGAAGTTCCTGGCCTATCGCACGTATGCCGCCGCGCTCCTGCTCGACAGCGCCGCGCGCTGGAGCGAGGGCGAGGCGCGCCAGCCGATCGAATGGAACGTCGCGCGGGACCTCGCGAGCTCGCGGTGGCGGATCATCCTCTCCGCGGGCCTCACGCCCGAGAACGTCGGCCGCGCGGTGGCGACCGCGCGGCCCTACGGGGTGGACGTCAACTCCGGCGTCGAGGCCGAGCCCGGGCGCAAGGACCCGGACAAGGTCTGGCGGTTCGTCGCCGAGGCGAAGAGCGTGCGATGA
- the trpC gene encoding indole-3-glycerol phosphate synthase TrpC has protein sequence MSILDDIVRDKREETARRRAAAPRAELERRVGAAGPTRDFEAALAPAPGRARVIAEVKKASPSRGVLAGDLDPLALARCYAAAGADAISVLTDEKYFRGSLDLLAPIRAAVPVPLLRKDFILDEYQLWESRAAGADAVLLIVAILDARRLADLAAAAKGLGLAALIECHTAGELDAALGAGARIVGINNRDLRTFETRIETTLELLPLVPPGPIVVSESGFFTGAQVRRVVAAGAHAVLVGEGLVRAGDVAAKLRELTHAPRDTDAQDG, from the coding sequence ATGAGCATCCTCGACGACATCGTCCGCGACAAGCGCGAGGAGACCGCGCGCCGCCGGGCGGCCGCGCCGCGCGCGGAGCTCGAGCGCCGCGTCGGGGCGGCCGGCCCCACGCGCGACTTCGAGGCCGCGCTCGCCCCCGCGCCCGGCCGGGCGCGGGTGATCGCCGAGGTGAAGAAGGCGTCGCCCTCGCGCGGCGTTCTCGCAGGCGACCTCGACCCGCTCGCCCTCGCGCGCTGCTACGCCGCGGCGGGCGCCGACGCGATCTCGGTCCTCACCGACGAGAAGTACTTCCGGGGGAGCCTCGACCTCCTCGCCCCCATCCGCGCCGCCGTGCCGGTCCCGCTCCTCCGCAAGGATTTCATCCTCGACGAGTACCAGCTCTGGGAGTCGCGCGCCGCCGGCGCCGACGCCGTGCTGCTGATCGTCGCGATCCTCGACGCGAGGCGCCTCGCCGACCTCGCCGCGGCGGCGAAGGGCCTCGGCCTCGCCGCCCTGATCGAGTGCCACACCGCGGGCGAGCTCGACGCGGCGCTCGGCGCGGGCGCGCGGATCGTCGGCATCAACAACCGCGACCTCCGCACCTTCGAGACGCGGATCGAGACGACGCTCGAGCTCCTGCCGCTCGTCCCGCCGGGGCCGATCGTCGTGAGCGAGAGCGGGTTCTTCACCGGCGCGCAGGTCCGGCGGGTGGTGGCCGCGGGCGCCCACGCGGTGCTGGTGGGCGAGGGGCTCGTGCGGGCGGGCGACGTGGCGGCGAAGCTCCGGGAGCTGACGCACGCGCCGCGCGATACGGATGCCCAGGATGGTTAG